The Synergistaceae bacterium DZ-S4 genome includes a region encoding these proteins:
- a CDS encoding energy-coupling factor transporter transmembrane protein EcfT codes for MPLIRGMALGQYIPADSFIHRLDPRSKLLITVLSMILIFLTKSFPAMALWASLIFILAKISKIPAASLLRSARPILILIIFTSVLHIFFTGGSTVIFSIGPLKASTEGTITAFRTGLRLYLLVLFTALLTFTTSPSELSDGLEAAFGPLSRFGFPAHEVAMMMTIALRFIPTLFEETERIINAQVSRGADFESGGLLKRARAYIPVLIPLFVLVFKRADTLASAMEARCYRGGKGRVRMYPLIWGSPENKAVLSFAIFSAAVLFLNRWT; via the coding sequence ATGCCGCTGATCAGGGGCATGGCGCTGGGCCAGTATATCCCGGCCGACTCATTCATACACAGGCTGGATCCCCGCAGCAAGCTCCTGATCACTGTACTGTCAATGATCCTGATCTTTCTGACAAAAAGCTTTCCGGCCATGGCCCTGTGGGCCTCTCTCATTTTCATCCTGGCAAAGATCTCAAAGATACCGGCTGCATCGCTCCTGCGCTCGGCAAGGCCTATATTGATACTGATAATATTTACTTCCGTCCTTCATATTTTCTTCACGGGAGGAAGCACGGTCATTTTTTCAATAGGGCCCCTAAAAGCAAGCACAGAAGGGACGATCACCGCATTTCGGACGGGACTGAGGCTTTACCTGCTCGTCCTGTTCACAGCCCTTCTCACTTTCACCACCAGCCCTTCAGAACTCTCGGACGGACTGGAGGCGGCTTTCGGCCCTCTGTCCCGTTTTGGCTTCCCTGCTCATGAGGTGGCAATGATGATGACTATAGCGCTGAGGTTTATACCGACTCTTTTTGAAGAGACGGAGAGGATAATAAACGCCCAGGTCTCAAGAGGGGCTGATTTTGAAAGCGGCGGCCTGCTAAAAAGAGCCAGGGCTTACATCCCGGTCCTTATCCCGCTCTTTGTCCTCGTATTCAAGCGGGCGGACACACTTGCCTCCGCAATGGAGGCAAGGTGTTACAGGGGAGGAAAAGGCAGGGTAAGGATGTATCCCCTCATCTGGGGGAGTCCTGAAAACAAGGCCGTCTTGTCCTTTGCCATCTTCTCGGCTGCGGTATTGTTTTTGAACAGGTGGACATGA